Proteins encoded together in one Porites lutea chromosome 2, jaPorLute2.1, whole genome shotgun sequence window:
- the LOC140927578 gene encoding isoaspartyl peptidase/L-asparaginase-like, which yields MTAQRKPSFKPCVIVHGGAGTISSARRISSLSAVKEAVKAGYNVLLEGGSSLDAVEIATRKMELCGVLNAGCGAYLTEKGTVELDAAIMDGQTLNTGAVVCVQSISNPVSLARKVMTETSHCMLAGDGALKFARNIGFPIVEDPSVLISDLSYQMYMKEKLRHENHNKHVNHGSVATHVTQENRDTNLEGHDTVGAVAIDINGHIAATSSTGGTPHKMCGRVGDSPLVGSGLYANQWAGASCTGHGESLLKVVLSRGVVNFIEKGDSPTEACARTISKMSELTGGYGGVICLDKFGEIGLAFNTKHMVWASMKNGLLKYGIDPGKEIEEVFKE from the exons ATGACCGCCCAAAGAAAACCTTCGTTTAAACCCTGCGTCATTGTTCATGGAGGGGCAGGAACAATTTCATCGGCGAGAAGAATATCATCCCTATCTGCGGTGAAAGAAGCGGTTAAAGCGGGATATAACGTGTTGTTAGAG gGAGGAAGCTCACTCGATGCCGTGGAAATAGCTACAAGAAAAATGGAACTCTGTGGGGTATTAAATGCAGGTTGTGGGGCTTATCTAACAGAAAAAGGAACTGTAGAACTTGATGCCGCAATCATGGATGGTCAAACCTTAAACACTG GAGCAGTAGTCTGTGTTCAAAGTATCTCAAATCCTGTGTCCTTAGCACGTAAAGTTATGACAGAGACATCACATTGTATGCTGGCTGGAGATGGTGCCCTTAAGTTTGCAAGAAACATAGGTTTTCCCATTGTGGAGGATCCAAGTGTGTTAATAAGTGATCTTTCATATCAAATGTACATGAAAGAAAAGTTGAGACATGAAAATCATAACAAGCATGTGAACCATGGAAGTGTGGCCACTCATGTCACGCAGGAGAACAGGGACACCAACCTTGAGGGACATGACACAGTGGGAGCAGTTGCCATAGATATCAATGGACACATTGCTGCGACCTCTTCAACAG GGGGTACACCTCACAAGATGTGTGGTAGGGTTGGAGACTCACCCCTGGTGGGGTCAGGATTATATGCTAATCAGTGGGCAGGTGCTTCATGTACTGGGCACGGTGAATCGTTACTTAAGGTCGTTCTATCCAGAGGGGTTGTGAACTTCATTGAAAAGGGTGACTCGCCCACTGAGGCTTGCGCAAGAACCATCAGTAAAATGTCTGAACTGACTGGTGGTTATGGCGGTGTTATATGCTTGGACAAGTTTGGTGAGATCGGTTTGGCGTTCAACACAAAGCATATGGTGTGGGCGTCAATGAAGAATGGTCTCTTAAAATATGGCATTGATCCTGGGAAAGAAATCGAAGAAGTCTTCAAGGAGTAA
- the LOC140927579 gene encoding inositol monophosphatase 1-like, whose protein sequence is MAEDLVQVDDQEIQRCFDTAVRIARNAGEVVRVAFHKEKNIDTKSCGTDLVTETDKQVEELIIGSLKKEFPSHSFIGEESVSAGGSCNLTNNPTWIIDPIDGTTNFVHRFPYVAVCIGLAINKKVVIGVIYSCIRDELYTARRGSGAFRNGKQIHCSGLTDISKALVITELGASRELANMEVVNKNFRTVAEPPIRVHGIRMLGSAALNLCSIAEGSADLYYEFGIHVWDIAAAGLIVEEAGGVLLDPSGGPIDLMARRVLAAGSQEIAEKASKHLECIDLPRD, encoded by the exons atggcggaggATCTTGTTCAAGTCGACGATCAGGAAATTCAACGCTGTTTTGACACTGCCGTGCGCATAGCACGTAACGCAGGAGAG GTTGTGCGGGTAGCTTTTCACAAGGAAAAGAACATTGACACAAAGTCTTGCGGAACAGATCTAGTAACAGAAACAGATAAACAAGTTGAGGAGTTAATCATTGGATCCCTAAAGAAGGAATTTCCTTCTCACAG TTTCATTGGTGAGGAGTCAGTAAGTGCTGGTGGAAGCTGTAATCTCACAAACAATCCGACATGGATAATTGATCCCATTGATGGTACAACCAACTTTGTTCACAG ATTTCCTTATGTGGCGGTGTGTATTGGCTTGGCAATCAacaaaaag GTAGTAATTGGGGTCATATACAGTTGTATTAGAGATGAGCTATACACTGCCAGGAGAGGCTCTGGAGCATTTCGTAATGGAAAGCAAATTCACTGTTCTGGTCTTACAG ATATAAGCAAAGCTCTTGTCATCACCGAGTTGGGTGCTTCTAGGGAACTTGCAAACATGGAAGTTGTGAATAAGAATTTTAGGACTGTAGCAGAGCCACCAATTCGAGTTCATGG CATCAGAATGTTAGGATCAGCTGCACTTAATTTGTGCTCCATAGCCGAGGGTAGTGCTGACCTGTATTATGAGTTTGGAATTCATGTTTGGGATATCGCTGCTGCTGGTTTAATAGTTGAAGAAGCTGGAGGAGTTCTTTTAGATCCTTCTG gagGACCAATAGATTTGATGGCTCGTCGTGTGTTAGCCGCTGGGAGTCAGGAGATTGCTGAGAAGGCTTCTAAGCATTTGGAATGCATTGATTTACCAAGAGACTGA